Proteins encoded within one genomic window of Brachybacterium sp. P6-10-X1:
- a CDS encoding carbohydrate ABC transporter permease, whose product MSAVGELTQLAKNRKKGGPKEKYPDNKAGLAFMAPWLLGFLGITLIPMIASFVLAFTDYSLLAPPEFTGLANIKQMIGDSRLHNSLVVTFIYVFVGTPLQLIMALLLAVLLNQGLKGLSFYRSVFYLPSLLGGSVAIAILWRQMFGANGLVNQVGAMLGFENLPGWVSNPDTALGTIILLHVWTFGSPMIIFLAGLRQIPEMYYEAAAVDGASKLARFFRITIPLLTPIIFFNVVLQVINAFQSFTQAFVVSGGTGGPSDSTMFYTLYLYQKGFTQFDMGYASAMAWLLLIIVGIFTAINFFVSKFWVFYDD is encoded by the coding sequence ATGAGTGCGGTCGGAGAACTCACCCAGCTGGCGAAGAACCGCAAGAAGGGCGGTCCGAAGGAGAAGTATCCCGACAACAAGGCGGGTCTGGCGTTCATGGCCCCCTGGCTGCTGGGGTTCCTCGGGATCACGCTGATCCCGATGATCGCGTCCTTCGTGCTCGCCTTCACCGATTACAGCCTGCTGGCTCCGCCGGAGTTCACGGGCCTGGCCAACATCAAGCAGATGATCGGCGACTCCCGCCTGCACAACTCGCTGGTGGTCACGTTCATCTACGTGTTCGTCGGGACCCCGCTGCAACTGATCATGGCGCTGCTGCTGGCGGTGCTGCTGAACCAGGGGCTGAAGGGGCTGTCCTTCTACCGCTCCGTGTTCTACCTGCCCTCGCTGCTGGGCGGTTCGGTGGCCATCGCGATCCTGTGGCGCCAGATGTTCGGGGCCAACGGCCTGGTCAACCAGGTCGGGGCGATGCTCGGATTCGAGAACCTGCCCGGCTGGGTCTCCAATCCGGACACGGCGCTGGGCACGATCATCCTGTTGCACGTATGGACCTTCGGCTCGCCGATGATCATCTTCCTGGCCGGACTGCGACAGATCCCGGAGATGTACTACGAGGCCGCCGCCGTGGACGGTGCCTCGAAGCTGGCGCGGTTCTTCCGGATCACCATCCCGCTGCTGACGCCGATCATCTTCTTCAATGTCGTGCTGCAGGTGATCAACGCCTTCCAGTCCTTCACGCAGGCGTTCGTGGTCTCCGGCGGCACCGGCGGCCCGTCGGATTCGACGATGTTCTACACGCTGTACCTGTATCAGAAGGGCTTCACCCAGTTCGACATGGGATACGCCTCCGCGATGGCCTGGCTGTTGCTGATCATCGTCGGGATCTTCACGGCCATCAACTTCTTCGTCTCCAAGTTCTGGGTGTTCTACGATGACTGA